CTAGAAAACCCTGACAGATTCCCTTCTCGCCCATCTTCTTCCCCTTCATTTTCCCTTATAGCCAACCTTTTCACTCCCTCAACGCCACTATTACTATCGCCATTCCTAGACACCACCGCCTTCTCCGAAGCCGCATTGTTATTTTCATCACTTCCATTGTTCGAAAATGCACAAATCCTAGGGTTAGCTTGTTTTCGAgctgattttttaaattttgcgGCACTACTGCAATTACCACCGAAATTGAAGAGCTCATTGAGAACATCACTCATTATAGTGATCAACTGGTTGTCATCATTTCCAATAGGGTCAAGTTCGCGATTGGAAGTCGGGCTCGGGTCCGAATTTTCCTGGTTGGAAGAATCAATGTTTTGAAGGAAATTTTCAAGATCGGTTGCGCCGTCATTGGAGAACCCTTTGGCGTTCCGGAGCCGGTCCAGCCACCCCGAACCGGATTTCCCTGCCGAGACTGAGCAGAGCATTGCCGGAGAGTGTGCAGAGAAGGAGATGGAGAATGCGTTTTGA
This region of Sesamum indicum cultivar Zhongzhi No. 13 linkage group LG4, S_indicum_v1.0, whole genome shotgun sequence genomic DNA includes:
- the LOC105160278 gene encoding uncharacterized protein LOC105160278, whose protein sequence is MLCSVSAGKSGSGWLDRLRNAKGFSNDGATDLENFLQNIDSSNQENSDPSPTSNRELDPIGNDDNQLITIMSDVLNELFNFGGNCSSAAKFKKSARKQANPRICAFSNNGSDENNNAASEKAVVSRNGDSNSGVEGVKRLAIRENEGEEDGREGNLSGFSRTEVTVIDTSYEHWKLEKLLYRKKNMWKVRDKKGKSESVGNKRKRKVDMVVREEQPEGKKQKIDEKKGCGEESELQLNEVYHQSNKPEAHEKVPDKLGKVLKKKQAELNLGNGSSSVILIKSIPICKKNVTNISKSCLKSKQNKP